The genomic region gtgtgtgtgtgtgtgtgtgtgtgtgtgtgtgtgtgtgtgtgtgtgtgtgtgtgtgtgtgtgtgtgtgtgtgtgtgtgtgtgtgtgtgtgtgtgtgtgtgtgtgtgtgcgcgtgcgcgtgtgcgtgtgcgcgcatAACATCTGGACCATGGTCCACTGGCACGTCAGAGAGAGAATTTATCAATGAAGCTACACTGCGCCCTCCTGGACGTTTGCAGCACCACATGGCTGAAACACTAATTTCATTATCTGTTTCACAGCTAacctttgattttttttaatatacttTTTTTATTGTTAACGCCCTGTATCATAGCTTTATGCTGTAACCTCCACTCGTACTGCTATCCCAGAAAGCAATTCAACAAATTAATGAAATACAGAACAGTAAAGTAAGTGCCTAAACACACTGGACTAAGAACAAATATAATGAATGCAGCCCCTGTTGTTTTGGCATAAaatatttctctcttttttttataaaatgttttcttttgtaaCCCTCCTTTTAGATATCTCCAAGCTCCCCTTAAAGCTCCTCCATAAATGACTTGTCCAGCCTATCAAAGGACGGGCAgaaccaaacaatatgattgcAGAAAGCAAACCAACAAATAATATTGATCCCTGCAACACACAGACAGCTAATCAATGGATGTATGTCCTCCCTGCGCAGGCTGCAAGCCGAGATCAATTCTGAAGAAAGATGAGGCATTGGCAAATAAAGTGAAGTAGTTCTGAAGCATACCCGCTGTTTTGAAATGGAATAAATTCCCCAAACATGAAACATCGACTAAAGCTGTATGAAATGGCCCTGCCAGGCTGTTTGAATAGAACAATCATGCTTACAGCTGTAAttccaataaatattgttgctaTTATCTCCCACTGAAGTTTATTTTCTTTTATTCTTGGTGTCTGGTCGTTTAATATCACTTGCTCTATGGCCTCACATTGTGAACCAGCAGATGATTTATTGATCTGAACACGGCCTCCAAATAACCTGCACAATTGTTTCATCACCTTGTCATTATCACCCTGTGATAAGCAGGGTGTCAAAAGTTGGACAAGTCCCTCAAGTGTGTCTCTTTCAATACTGAATTGATAGAAACTTTAGTTATTTTGTATTCCAGACTCGTAAAAGTTGAAAGGTTATTTTTGGCTCAATCTTTGCACGGTCAGCTTACTGACTTTAATTGCATGTCCATGTGTCTTTTCTTCTTGTTATATATATGTAGGTGTTTAATAAGTGAAAGTTGGGTATTGTTGTCAAAACAGGATTTCCTTTAATACATTCATACAAAATGACATAAAAAATGCACTATTGCCAACATGAAGGCAATGTTCAGTTACAATAACTCAAGGCAAAGACACACGCTAAGTCGAATGAGCCAAAAGGCAGAAACATTCAGTCCGAGAAACACTGCCTCTCAGTCTCGTCGTAAAGCAGACCGTCTGAGACAGAAATAGCCTCAGAGGCTGGCCTGGCCCAGATGCTGAAACGGCTATAAATAGGGAGTGTTGTTATGATGACACTATGTCAACAGAATCTACTGAGGTCAACCTGTAAGCCATTAAGACAGCTTTCAAAAATAAAGAATTGCCAACTGAGAGCATTGCACCATAATAATGTGGACGTTTTCCTTATGTTTATTGCAGCTTCAAAGCTCATCAGAATCCACCCTAACTGTATTACCATAGGAATCATAATGTTAGAATTAAAGGGTCCGGGATTCAAAAGCCTTTATTTCTATGGCTCGACAATGTAACCAATATTATTCTTTATTGGTTTAACTTTTAAAGTATAGTCCCCTTGCTGCCTTACATCGAGTTTGATAAGACAACCACATGATGTATTTGGAGCTAAAGCTACAAAAAATGATTAAGACGTTTTAAGACATCATTTTAAGACATTAGGCATTTGTGGTAAAGGTTTAACTTGACCCATTAAAATAACAATACAATTACAGAACAAATGTAACAACATAAAATATCCAATGTATAGCAAAACAACAAATCACATAAATAATGTGGCAGTAATTGTTATCATGGCACTTAGTTAGAAAATATTCACATTAAGAAAAACACTGTGCCATTAACATTTGATAATAAAATGCTGTCAAATGCATGGCATCCAGACTTCCACACTGCGTACAAAGAAGGTATAAAGTAACCAGACCATTTTCACTCAGGTTATTGTGTTCAATGTATTATACGCTTATAGTATGACTATAGCTCCCTAGCTGTCAGCCACGCACAATAAAGACAAAGACACAAACAGACACTTTAAAACTCACTGCAGCCAGAAAAAGCTGTTACCTGAGGAAGAGCATAAAATATTTAGTACCTAATAAAAGGCATCTTCTCCTGCGTTAAGAGTAGTTACATGACACTGTGTTCCACAAATGAGCGCACATGCAGATTGTAATGATTAAACCTCAAGCATTCATCCTGATAAGTGAAGCATTAAACCTGACTTTCTGAAAAGTACCTCGGAGCATAAACGTAGAAGACGGTTTCAGGTAGCCCATTCAATTGCCTCCCAAAATACAATCCGTGTGGCTTATTCAACTGTACGCCGTACGGCATACAATGGCAACTGTgccttacttaaaggtggggtaggtaattttggagaaaccagcttgagtgcgctagaattcgaaaatacacagccgggaaaaatctgccacttccttacagagcccctcctccaacacacacgaacgcgcacatgaccaatgagggaacgagataagtttgtgcacagatggaaggctgacaggcaggtaggccatccagttattttagccgggccggctgatTGGtcttgctttttacagtactacggcttccacagatgacatttttgtatggattttttgtcaaagcacttaagatattcattgctatcgggatgttaagagcattccatggaatacaacaaaaagtgtatctcgagccggtttctcagatttgcctaccccacctttaatcacaGTTTTGAGTATTCCCTTTTTAAGAAATGTTTCGTAAAGTGGCTGCCAGTTAGCAATTGTTAcgcaaaggtttaaaaaaatgaGTGTACTGCTTAGTTATCTCACATAAAACCACaaagaaaatgcaaaaaaaggattttaaaattCATATGTTAAAATTACATTAAAATTAAGATAAGGTTCTGAGCATGTTTGAACTTAACAATTTCACTTTAGTGATGTAATGAGTGGTTGTTTAAAAATTCTTTATATATTGAGAAAAGCTTTTTTCGTAACAAGCATAAAAGCTGAATTTGAGAAGCTTGTCTTACCAGCAAATTCCAGCAAAGGCTAAATTAAGTATGTTCAGCTTGACATTCACTTCTTGCTACACCCAAACAAAGTAAGCAATTTCATCAAGGTCTACAGGATAGTCTGTGAGATGGAGGGGCTCCTTGATATCAAATCGCTCCCCCTTGTAGCTTTTCCAACGGCCGGCAGGGAGGTAGATGTCACGCTCTTGCTTTCCCGGCTCTAAAACCGGGGCTACCATGAGGTCATCCCCAATCAGGAACTGTGAGTCGATTTTATAGGCCGTTTCATCACCTGTGGCAATCCACCACAGGGGCCGTATGATTGGGTCCCCGGTGTCCAGCACCTCACTAGCCAGCTCCAGGACCCGGGGTGCCACAATACTCTCATGAAGGGCTGTGTATTTTCGTGCAATTTCAACCACCTCGTCGTCGTATTCCCATGGCGGAATAGAAAACTGCATGGAGGGCATGAAGGCTATCAGCTCCAGCCAGCGGATATAGAGTTCTCGATCGGGTAAGACATGAATTCCCTCTGTGCGGTTCAAATAGGCATTCCCTCCGATCATGTCTGGTAGAATAAACTGATAGCCAAGAATGCTGATGGTAAGCACGGTGGGAATAATAGATTTGAGACCTAACTCGTAGCCCCAAACAGAGTCTCTGTCAATTGGTCTGAAGAAGCAGGATATGTTCTGGGACTGGTAGCCACTGCGCAGCTCAGCTCTATCATTGTAGGGAATAGCCATTTCCGTGTAACGTCTGGTGAAAAAACTTGGGTCTTGAATGGGAGTTCTGGTACTGAATTTCCATGGTAAGAAGTTAGTCTCTCCTGCATCAAATTTAAAGGATGACACTCCGTACCTGGAACGCAGTGAACGTAGCTGGGAGGAAAACCAATCACGGGCTTCTGGATTTGTGAAGTCCAAAATGCCGCCAATGCCATTCCACCAGCGCACCAAGGCAGGCAACCGGCCTGTAGGCTCACGGACAAACAGCCCCCTCTCTACGCAAGTATGAAAGTTTTCCGAGTCATAGTTAACAAAAGGGTGAATCCAGAGTGACGCCGGAAAACCATCTGATTTCAGCTTCTGGAACATGGCGGTGGCATTGGGGAACTTAGTGGGGTCAAACTCATAATCTCCGTAGCGCCTCGTGTAGCGATCATCTATTTCCAGTTGGCTACAGTTAAAGTTATACTTGCGTATGTTGGCAGCATACTTCAAAACTTTCTCTTGGTCAATATCAGTCTTATGTAGAGCCCAGGTCGACCATATAGGATGGCGAAACATGACTTTGGCAGGCACTTTGTTTGGTTTGTTGAAGTATCTACGGACCATGTACTTGTGTATGGATGTCACATCCAAACCCACGCACACTCTGTAGCTGAGTTCAGCACATGGCTCCTCTCCTGGGTTTGGCTTGAAGGGACTGTCATTGTATCGTGCCTGGAAGGACATGGTCTTCTCTGTGTCATTCCAGCCCAGGTGGAAGGGTACTGAATTATTTATCTTAATGGCTGTAGCATTGGATGAAAGCCAATAACTCTCTAAAATTCCTCCAAATTCATTGCGGTTTGCGTAGATGTCACTTGTAACAAAGGGTTTGGGAGCCTGTTGGCCTTTAATGGAAACAGGCCAGTGTTGTATTGCTGACACAGCACCACCATACCAGTGTGCAAACGTGTATGTCATGGCATGCTCAACAGGAATGTCAGGAACCAGTTCTTCCCAGCGCACACGGTAGCATTGTACCGTGTCCTTGGGGCGCACCGTCTCGATGAAGAAGTTCAGTTTTCTATCAGTGGTTTTTCCGCAGCTCAGCATCTCCCCCTCTTTGGAGCATGAATCCAAATCCAGCGTACCTGACCTGCCaagatttaaatatatttggattTACAAGCAATCTCAAATTTATTTTCAAAAACGAATCGATTACATATACAGAAATATTCTAATGAACCTGAAATATGCATCATTACAAAAGCTTAAAAATGTGAAGACCATTGTAAAATACCAACCTGAAATCCATTCTGAATACAATAGACCCTCCCTGGTTGCGGATAATGTAGCCATCTTTATTCAGATCCAGGAGCTGAGTCTTAAGCAGCTCAGCTTTGCGTATAGAGGCTATATAATAACACCACGCAGTCACTGCAGCAACTACCAGCACCAGGCCGATTACCCCGGCTCCGACTAAGGGTCGAGTGTCCCTGCTGTGTTTCTGCTTGGGGATAACATCTGTATTTgtgcctcctgctcctcctggtACAACTTGGTACATGACTTCTGCTGTTCAGTTGGCACATCTGAGTGTTGCTTTTTAAGAGCTCAACGAAATATTTTCCAGGGAACCTTGTGTGCCGCACTCTGGCCCCGTCTTTGTGTCTGTTTGCCTGCTTGTCATGAGAGAGAGATAACAAGCATTGAAAAGTCAATGTCAATGTCTTCATGCAATATTTGCTTTTCTCATTGAAACAGTATTTATAGACAAAATGCATTGAGTATCAAATAACAAGGCATCGTGTACCTTTAGCCTTTGGACAGAACATTCACGTTATATATCTTACCAGCTGTGGTTAGTCGAGATTACTTTAAATCACTTAACTATCAGGTAATTTCAGGAAAATAGCCCCAGCCAGAAAAACACTAGCTGCCAGGCTTGTTCTCATTCTATTTAGTTTCCTTGTcagttcaaagcctctattacATTTCTGGCATTGTCTTACATGCTCTGCATTGCTGCACAAAGGGATTCCAAAGCACTTGGAGGTATTATGCTGTCAGAATGTAAACTTTTAAGATGTGTGATTTAACAAAACAAATCTACTGCCAATTACCCGTAAGAGGATAAAGTGGATGTTCCCAGCAGTAATTCTAACATACGAGTTCAATTGAAAAAATACTAATTTGTATGTAAGGAAGTAGAGAAGCAGAAAAGGGGATTTTGGCCTTAATGCTCTGCCAATGCCGGGAGGGAGAGGAAAGAATACTAAGCTTGGAGGGTGTGCGTCATCACGCCAGATCAACCAAAACTGCCAAAAAacagttgttgttgatgtttCTATTTCATTTAGACCAGTCTGTCCCTCCCAGTAGGGATACAGCAAAAACGTTTACGGGTAATTAACTACCTGATGTTAGTTATTGTGGTTTTGGCTAATCAGAATAGATTAGATTAAGGTGCTTTGCCGACAGGGGGGAGTTCAGTCCCATCCAGAGTATGCTGACTTGTCCTAACTGCAATTGACCCTCCTGGTCTGCACTGGCAGCAAAGGTCGATAATAAAAAATGCTTGCTATTAATTAGCAATCTAATTGACTAATTCTGTGTTCAACCACCCTTAGTATAGATTTCCTCCAACAACAGGACTGATAACATGAGCCCATCATTAATTAACAGAGAACTAACTGTTGGTTCCCTGGAGAGCCACTCTGGCTGCAGAAATTGACACGGTGGTTTACTGTattcatatatttatttatattgaagagagaaacacatAATCATAATTATTTGCATTTATCTAATCAACTTTAAATCAAAATACATGTTGTTATTAATCAATCTGTTGTCtgttttttcatttaatttagTCAATTCAAGTGTAAAAATAGTGTGTAATATCCACTGAAGTTCCCAAAAACGCAAGGGGAGATGTTCAGATCGTTTTTGATCAACTATAACCTAAAAATCCcaacattttttaattaattaagaaaacCAATGAAACATTATTTTCTTAATTAAtctattatttttcttttaaagtgAAAATGCATATGTCCACTGTCCAAAATTACACAGCACACTTGAAAAGCTAGAACCAGAAAGTTTCGGCCATTTTCGCTTGAAAAGTTACTAAAAATGTTATAGTTTAAACAAAAATACTTTTTATAATGAATTCCTCGTTGCAGCTCTACAGAAAATATTCATATGTGTAGGATGCTGGAGGCCGGAATGCTAACTTAAAAttatttttaacaaaacaaTGTAATTAAGTAATTCTATAATTCTTGAAATGATCTACAGTGTGCATCAACCTTTTGAAAAAGGTTTTCAAAAGTGTATGTCCCTATAACTGATTAATCTTAACACTTTTTAACTACACACAAAGACAACCCACCCTGTTTTCCATGCCTGCTATCGTGGCTTGTTTTTCTCATTGAAACAGTGTCAACAGGCAGACTCGGAGCTTTCTTTGTTTATGCTGTgataaggaggggggggggggtgtcaaaGCTGCCACTTCAGCCGATCCACTATATTTTCTGACATGGAAAAAATAGACACAGAAGTGCTGATACATTCGGAACAGAAGTGTGAGAAGCCTCACTATACCGTAAGAAGCACgcgcgtgtttgtgtgtgcgctATCTTAGATAAGCACACGGCAGAACTTTACAGAGCTACAGTAAAGTCTCACTGTGAATTAGAACTTTTTACTTAAATCATGCATATTTAgtagaaatataaataaaaatgtaggcTATAATACATGCATTATTATAGCCGTACTGAAAATAAATGTTCCTCGCTAATGTACCCACAGCGtctacatacagtatagtccgATTTATAGAAAGTCGTTGTTTTGCGCGGTAGTGCAGGAAAGTTAACGGAGGGAAAACAACACGTAATCCGTGAGAGAAAAGTAGCATAGTATTATCGTTTACCCTCACGCTAAACTTTTAACTGTTCAGTATAAATAGTTTGTTGCCTACCGATCTGCAGCTGCCCCCTCTGCAGCTCCGAGCACAACGTGTTTGCTTCAGTTCACAGAAAAAGACCAAGAGGCATCAAGGTATGTTGATTGATGGGTATCCGCCTTGAATACGCCCACCGCAGCATGGGAAATGTAGTCCAGTAGGTGGGAGCATTACCGTTTATTTTCTCATTGTGTATCAATTACACTGTAGTACATAATTCAAACCTGTCACACTAGTTAAATTACAACGTTTTTTGCATAGCAAGTGAGCCTAAAACAATTTGTTATGAGGACTTGATTTCTATGTTATATAATGATGACCATACATAGAACTCAAGTCATTATATGACCATAGAACTCAAGTCTGCTATAGATAAATAACATATGATAATCCCATAAAAAGTCTATCAAGTTTCCTTGTTTGCAgagttgttttaatgttttaaccCCCCAAACACGCATGAAAGAATTCCTTTATCAAAAGATTATCTCTCTAGTAGGATACACTTCTAATGCCACAGATTGAAACACATTAGGGCCACATTGCCTCACTCTGGGAAGATCTTTGCTGCTTGATTTAGTACTGAGTTGTAAAAGTGGCCAcgctgtgaagggatataataGTTTTAAGAGTGCCGCCTACAGTTACATTATGAATTCTTACACCTTGTCTCGCTGGGTTAATTCGTGAAGAATTAAACAATAGTGAAGTTAACAATCTCTATAAAGGACCTCAGCAGGTCCCCAGTCGCCGCTTTGGTAAACAGTGCTAATGGTCCTAACGAAGACACTCAGACACAAACTCTGGATGTATGATGTAGTGTCCGGCCTGGTAGGGCTTCACCACCTGGAAGCAGCTGTAGCACCCACTGTAGAGAGACCATCAGAGCAGAAATTAGATTCTTACTTTTGGCACACTTTGACAGATGTATTCAATATTCACCTATTATTCTGGCTGCTAGACCTTCGTAGAGAGTGGTATTGAGGGTTGGTGGTTTGGGGTCTTGTTCGGAGATGGGCCCCTGCATGTTGCCTGTCCATAACAATGTCATGTTGTCAGGATGAATCATTAATATTGCTCATAAACAAACAGTATCTAGGGTTTTCAGGGTCTAAAGGTCAGGTCAAGAGGTCTCTTACCTGAGTTGCGGTGCTGATAGTGGATAGACAGCCCTGTGAAAGTCAATTTGAATGCAAAGAAAATCTATTAGAATCAAGTTTGGTTAGAGGCTTCTTTAGACTGTATATACATCCAATGTAGTGCTACCTTGCTGTTGGCTTCTTCCAAGCTGCATGAAGCTTAAACTCAGTGCCAGAAGGAGGCTCAGTCAGTTGTAGTTTCTGCAGTGCGTCAGCAGAGGGCAGAGCTTGTGCTGGGGAATGGTTGACAGGAGGCATGAGGTTTGGTTTGCCTGTTATCAGGTAGTTGTCTGGACAAGTCACAACTGGACTGTGGAAAGATAAATGTCTGACAGGGGGAAAGAGGGGACGGCCAATGTCCGCAGGGGGCGAAGGGTGTGGAAATATGCGGTGTGACCTGGAGTTGGACTGAAGGCTCTTGGGAAACAGAAAGTCCTGTAAAGACAAGGGATAAAAGGACATGTATGGGTAGAAATAGAAAAAAAATAGAAGATAAGGCGAATTAAAAACAATATGTAACTGTCGTTCTTACAATTagttaattaataataataataataatttaaaaagcaGCTTTAAAATCCATCTTTACAAAGTGCTTGGATAAaagcaaagaaagaaaaaatatgTTATACATGAATACAATAGTTTTTAAAGGAATAGAAATATGATAAACGGAATAGAAACGCAATAAAAGGAATGTTGAGACCATAAAAAAACTGGAGAGATTTCAAGATTCATTGAAGATGATGTCATTCTCTCAGTTCTCAGAATGTAAAGAACATTCATCTTTTAAATTAGTtatattaaattaaaatgtgttgagTAGGTTTTAGgcttttttatttcctttacAGAAGGATGACTATACTCTCTATCTCTCCTGATCTCTGTTTACCCCGTGTCGGGTTGAGTAAATAGGCATTGAGGAAGTTCTGAATAATAGATGTGATGCAGCTTTCATCCAGCAAAGGGAAATGTAAACAACCAGCCACCAGTTAGAGTAAGGCACAATAGTGTGGCTTAATGAAGATACTGCCAACAATAAGTGGCCCAATTAGCCTTGTTTGACATTGAATGCATAAAATCTTAAATTATTTCAGTAGCTAAACACATTGATTATACTGTCGGACTACCACTTACATTTTCTCCAGAAATTGTCCTTGCACAATCATAAATAAATATCCCTTTAAACCCATGCAGTCCATGGCTGTTCGTCTTACCGGCCGGGGCTGGGGGTTGTTCCTGCGGTGGGCAGAGGTGGGTCGAAGCTGTTCTCGTTTTGCTGTGCCAGGAGAGGCAAACTGCTCTTTGTACATAGTTAAATAGAGCTGAGGAGCCATCTTCACTTATCGTCTTTTcacctgctcccctccagtcgGTTTAGAAGTGATGtgcatccttctcctcccctGTCACCTGGTGGCTCCTCCCCTCATTCTTTTACCTGCACTTTTGGTATGCAAATATCCTGACGTGTGTGTTTTCTCCACTGAAAACTGTTGCTGGGTTCTGCACGCCACCTACTTTATGTGTATATATTACTCTCCCTGGGTTTAATGGATCAGAACACAGCACCTTTGCATGCATCAGTAGCTGTAAACCCTGCTTGGATCACCGAACAACTACAGTAGACGGTAAAATCTTTGTTATACATGCAGCTATTGTGATGAATCTAGCCTATATGTTGTAAGAGACGGGTGAAGAGCATCCTTGGTGAACCAGAACATCTCTTTGTGCCACCTGAGCACTCGGACACTAATCACCAGGCCCCCTGCAGAGACACACATACCTGCGGTCACTCTCCATGACTCCCTCCCAGGGGCCCTCACAAAGTAACCAGCATTGATCTCAAACATGAGGCTTCCAGCTCTTTTGCTGCCTCAAAGTTAAAGCAACATAAGTCTTATCTGA from Pseudochaenichthys georgianus chromosome 5, fPseGeo1.2, whole genome shotgun sequence harbors:
- the LOC117446117 gene encoding uncharacterized protein, translated to MAPQLYLTMYKEQFASPGTAKREQLRPTSAHRRNNPQPRPDFLFPKSLQSNSRSHRIFPHPSPPADIGRPLFPPVRHLSFHSPVVTCPDNYLITGKPNLMPPVNHSPAQALPSADALQKLQLTEPPSGTEFKLHAAWKKPTARAVYPLSAPQLRQHAGAHLRTRPQTTNPQYHSLRRSSSQNNSGCYSCFQVVKPYQAGHYIIHPEFVSECLR
- the myorg gene encoding myogenesis-regulating glycosidase, yielding MYQVVPGGAGGTNTDVIPKQKHSRDTRPLVGAGVIGLVLVVAAVTAWCYYIASIRKAELLKTQLLDLNKDGYIIRNQGGSIVFRMDFRSGTLDLDSCSKEGEMLSCGKTTDRKLNFFIETVRPKDTVQCYRVRWEELVPDIPVEHAMTYTFAHWYGGAVSAIQHWPVSIKGQQAPKPFVTSDIYANRNEFGGILESYWLSSNATAIKINNSVPFHLGWNDTEKTMSFQARYNDSPFKPNPGEEPCAELSYRVCVGLDVTSIHKYMVRRYFNKPNKVPAKVMFRHPIWSTWALHKTDIDQEKVLKYAANIRKYNFNCSQLEIDDRYTRRYGDYEFDPTKFPNATAMFQKLKSDGFPASLWIHPFVNYDSENFHTCVERGLFVREPTGRLPALVRWWNGIGGILDFTNPEARDWFSSQLRSLRSRYGVSSFKFDAGETNFLPWKFSTRTPIQDPSFFTRRYTEMAIPYNDRAELRSGYQSQNISCFFRPIDRDSVWGYELGLKSIIPTVLTISILGYQFILPDMIGGNAYLNRTEGIHVLPDRELYIRWLELIAFMPSMQFSIPPWEYDDEVVEIARKYTALHESIVAPRVLELASEVLDTGDPIIRPLWWIATGDETAYKIDSQFLIGDDLMVAPVLEPGKQERDIYLPAGRWKSYKGERFDIKEPLHLTDYPVDLDEIAYFVWV